AAGAGGATTATACTTAAAAAAATCCCAACAAAGGTTTGTCAGTATAATGTGTTGATATTTGTAATATTTGGGAGTATTATAAAAGGAAAAACGGGGAGGATTGAAAATGAGATATGACCAAGAAGATCTTGCTAAAGCATTAGCGGAAGAAGGACGTTCGGGGGGAGAAATTGGAGAAATATTGGCACGCCTTAAAGAACTAGAAGAGGAAGATGACGACTGAATTTTAAGGACCATCCCAGCGGTGGTTCTTTTCTTATATCTGACGATAAGTATGGTATTAAGAAAAGTTGGTAATATTACTCCTTTTATCACATCTTTATAATTTCTGAGTTTTTTGTGGATATTTCATTATGGTGCATTATGGCGGATAATGTCGAGCGTATAGTGTTGAAGCCTAGAAGCTTTGGGGATATGATGAAATAAAAAAGGGAAAGGAGACTTGATTACATGGGTATTCGGGACATATTAAGCCTTATCAACGCAGGGGCTGACATCGTTATAGACATAAGTGAGCACGGCCAGGGGGATTTAATGTCTATGGCTAAGGCAGTCCATGATAAAAATTGCAGACTAACCATTAAAAATGCTAGCACAAGAGGGATGCAAGACCTGCGGAGCTTGGTGGATGTGGCAAAAGGAAACATTATTCTGGAACTATAAGCTCAGGAACGAAGAGCCCCTTTAAAGGCTCTTTTTTATTACACAAAACGAAACGATTGAGAGGTGAGGTGATGGCACTTAAGAAAACATGTACATGCGGTAAGCTTATAGACTACTCTGCGCCCTACTGCGATGAATGCCAGGCTAGAAGAAAGCAGGAGCAGGCAGCCAAGCATAGGCGCTATGACAAACATATCCGTAATAAAGAGGCCGCAGCATTCTATAACTCTCCACAGTGGAAGCATGTAAGAGCAGAAGTAATACGCAACTATAAAGGCCTCGATTTCTATGAGTATTACATCAACAAGCAGATTGTATATGCGGACATGGTTCATCATATCGTGGAACTCAGTGAAGACTGGGAGCGGCGGCTTGACCCTCGCAACCTGATACCATTGGCACAGGAAGGTCAGGGCAACCACAGCATGATCCATAAGTTATACCTGAAAGATAAAATAAAAGCGCAGAAGCTGCTATTTAGCCTTCTGAACCAGTGGCAGCTTGAGTTTGGAGGGGGAGGGGGTACCTGAAAAGTTTTAGACCTCTCTACGGATGCCACTGTGCCTCCCTCGCTTGAAAAAAATTCCCACATCAGTCTTTGAAGGAGGTGATCTTAATGCCAACACCGGCAAAACCATATGCCGTACTCGTAACCGAAGGGAAATCCCATCGGACGAAAGCGGAACTGGATAAACGAAAAAAAGGCGAAGACGCGCTAGCTACCGGCACGGCATTAAAGGAACGTCCGGAAGTAAAAAGGAATCCCACAGCACACAAGGAATTTTCACGAATCAATAAGCTGCTCTTAGCGATTGAGAAAAATGATGCTATCTACGAGCCTGTAATCAACCGATACTGCATGATGCAGGCCGAATGTCTGGACCTTGAAGTGAAGAGGGAAAAGATTTACGATCAAGCACAGAAGCTGGAAAAGATGCTGGATGATCTCGGTAGTGATGTAGAATTTGACGAGCTTCGAGCTGTCATTAGTGACTTGGGTAAAATATATGGAGCCATGCTGGCCATTGATAAGCAGGTGCAGTCCAAGCGCAAGATGCTTCTGGAGATTGAGAAGGAAAATGTTATGACAATTGCTGCGGCGCTGCGGACTATACCGAAAAAGACCGAGGAAAAAGAAGATCCACTCCTTAAAGTATTGCGGGGTGGTTAAACTTGTTGGCGAAAGCAAAGCAGTATGCGCAGCGGGCTATATCCGGAGAGGAGATCACCACTAAAGAAGTTAAAAAGCAGTGTGAATGGTTTTTAAGTAATCTAGAGCAGCAGGAAAAAGAAGGCTATCCGTTTTACTTGGATAGCGGTGAAGTGAATAAAATACAAGGGATTTTGTCATTGCTTTTCTTTGCAACGGGCTTAGGCGTAATTGGCAAATCTATATTAGATGGTCTGGAAGATTTCCAGGCTTTTTTTCTTGTCAATATTTTCGGCTGGAGGTTTAAAGCCGACCCCAGAAAATATCGATACCGCGATGTTGTTCTTTTCATTCCA
The genomic region above belongs to Aminipila butyrica and contains:
- a CDS encoding HNH endonuclease, whose protein sequence is MALKKTCTCGKLIDYSAPYCDECQARRKQEQAAKHRRYDKHIRNKEAAAFYNSPQWKHVRAEVIRNYKGLDFYEYYINKQIVYADMVHHIVELSEDWERRLDPRNLIPLAQEGQGNHSMIHKLYLKDKIKAQKLLFSLLNQWQLEFGGGGGT